In Aspergillus oryzae RIB40 DNA, chromosome 6, one genomic interval encodes:
- a CDS encoding uncharacterized protein (predicted protein) → MRDLEELILAFNALEWFAVVCEKLDKNKRRRDSGTIKNLKDELQESLDEVSVHVDALLDEWLMGAEDGKASLGNMRRRMLTPVARTETEQAELEEIRKTYIPELFLDYHNALYYAGHVLTSELLVQCMNLAMQVSENEYLTSAFVASRRMAELVDALALSSKAMVNTQAKPGKKLLGGESLGIWNVDVPDEDNGLPEAQ, encoded by the exons ATGCGTGACTTGGAAGAGCTTATTCTGGCGTTTAATGCACTTGAATGGTTTGCTGTGGTTTGTGAGAAGTTGGATAA GAATAAACGCAGACGCGATTCTGGTACGATCAAAAACCTGAAGGACGAGCTTCAGGAGTCTTTAGACGAAGTTTCTGTGCATGTTGACGCACTGCTGGATGAGTGGCTCATGGGGGCTGAGGATGGTAAGGCGTCATTGGGAAACATGAGAAGACGTATGCTGACACCAGTGGCCCGTACAGAAACTGAACAAGCCGAGCTGGAAGAAATCCGAAAGACCTACATCCCGGAACTTTTCCTCGACTATCACAATGCGCTGTACTATGCTGGACATGTACTTACCAGCGAGCTTCTGGTGCAGTGCATGAACCTGGCAATGCAGGTGTCCGAAAACGAGTATCTGACTAGCGCCTTTGTGGCTTCTCGTCGGATGGCGGAGCTCGTGGACGCGTTGGCCTTGTCCAGCAAAGCCATGGTCAACACGCAGGCGAAGCCCGGCAAGAAGCTTTTGGGAGGCGAGTCTTTGGGCATTTGGAATGTCGACGTGCCCGATGAGGACAATGGCCTCCCTGAGGCGCAGTGA
- a CDS encoding uncharacterized protein (predicted protein) codes for MDSGRYVSWKGFGKKQTASRPTFACFTEQLSIEMLPFTRTRNERIKRPSSSGNLDCNIFIQFIRSLGPSIRILRRGRNRIARSMENPSTALFDGAIHCNDSSLLDNLSLLSKA; via the exons ATGGATTCGGGTCGATATGTCTCATGGAAGGGATTCGGGAAGAAACAGACGGCGTCCCGTCCAACCTTTGCTTGCTTTACTGAGCAATTGTCTATCGAGATGCTTCCGTTTACTCGAACAAGAAACGAACGCATCAAACGTCCGTCGTCTAGCGGTAATCTAGACTGCAACATTTTCATTCAATTCATTAGATCTTTAGGGCCTTCCATTCGTATTCTCCGTCGCGGTCGTAATCGTATTGCTCGTTCGATGGAGAATCCAAGCACTGCCCTCTTCGATGGAGCAATACACTGCAATGAT TCTAGTCTGTTGGATAACCTTTCTCTGTTAAGCAAAGCTTGA
- a CDS encoding uncharacterized protein (nuclear pore complex, rNup107 component (sc Nup84)), with protein sequence MTTPELFTSAGAQQALHPLRRTADRVTRQIEAFAEKLDRFKQKENRDSEFENYQAAYQLVKSYQNLANDSIEDISKQNTLKRAKMGWNTSRTNGTAAQDPKTQEELQRLQLEANTWQLLLNLISINDPPSRASAKQAQETAFQNLHRYSTDREIWEQFVGADHYALECVIIMKWLEHTSKSASQDIDSIISELEAQAQRGQGMWTHGWLYTKETIKGQKRLRAWPQPLEPNDPAVAASLLVSEKSESMITQLDPDAVTRQKQKLQKQDQFHERATWMTCWKMLRQGESWTKIREWAESCLENWRAVSLCGSSVDASSSRGERTPVDDGTTRMMNWRSQTTWRNACSALARSQGTEDFERAVYALLCGETEAAFKVCQSWDDYLYVYFNSVVLSRYQGFCKQFQRKLNHSPTVPVAFVPEPVGYADVNKFVLYTKGNDRVGVEARNPYRTIQAAILGKGYDSFFHSLAKAVSQAAASKGDLSFVPDLPPAAVDDSLLIAAEDGDALRIATHLYIIANSLGYVRSDTQFSTNASINVIGYIANLEEARIYDIIPLYASLLPTYQAHSVLGQILIEVVDPRERRQQVRLMENHGIDVEAVLRDQWQWVSASVSSVEHSSTLKRYPKVVRRKDGLPEVVPVKKDYIGTDVSGTEERVIRSLEWLRHVDGQWGRICQLGALLYRKFYGMSLCLQLPRTWY encoded by the coding sequence ATGACAACTCCGGAACTATTCACGTCGGCTGGCGCACAGCAGGCATTGCATCCTCTTCGCCGAACTGCGGATCGGGTCACGCGCCAAATTGAGGCATTCGCAGAAAAGCTCGACCGTttcaaacaaaaagagaaccGAGATAGTGAATTCGAGAATTACCAAGCTGCCTACCAATTGGTGAAGAGCTATCAAAATCTTGCAAATGATTCTATCGAGGATATCTCCAAGCAAAACACCCTGAAGCGCGCGAAGATGGGGTGGAATACCAGCCGGACCAATGGAACAGCGGCGCAGGATCCCAAGACACAGGAGGAACTTCAAAGATTACAGCTAGAAGCGAACACCTGGCAGCTCCTTCTTAATCTGATTAGCATCAACGATCCCCCAAGCAGGGCTAGTGCCAAACAAGCTCAAGAGACTGCCTTCCAGAATCTTCACCGCTACTCGACCGATCGCGAAATTTGGGAACAGTTCGTGGGTGCTGATCACTATGCTCTGGAATGCGTGATCATCATGAAATGGCTGGAACACACTTCAAAGTCAGCAAGTCAGGACATCGACTCGATAATCTCGGAGTTAGAGGCGCAGGCTCAAAGGGGCCAAGGGATGTGGACCCACGGCTGGCTCTATACTAAGGAGACTATCAAAGGTCAAAAGCGACTGCGAGCTTGGCCTCAACCTCTCGAGCCTAACGATCCCGCTGTCGCGGCCTCGCTCTTAGTCTCAGAGAAGTCAGAATCAATGATTACCCAATTGGATCCAGATGCGGTCACTCGACAAAAACAGAAGCTTCAGAAACAGGATCAGTTCCATGAGCGCGCGACTTGGATGACTtgctggaagatgctgagaCAGGGCGAAAGTTGGACAAAGATTCGGGAGTGGGCAGAATCTTGCCTGGAGAACTGGCGAGCTGTTAGCTTGTGTGGCTCGAGCGTGGACGCAAGCTCTTCTCGCGGGGAACGGACACCTGTTGACGATGGAACCACGCGCATGATGAACTGGCGGTCACAAACTACCTGGCGAAACGCCTGCTCTGCTTTGGCGCGTAGCCAAGGAACTGAAGATTTCGAGCGCGCCGTCTATGCATTGCTTTGTGGCGAGACAGAAGCTGCCTTTAAGGTCTGTCAAAGCTGGGATGACTACCTTTACGTTTATTTCAACAGCGTTGTGCTCTCCCGCTACCAAGGGTTCTGCAAGCAGTTTCAACGGAAACTTAATCACTCGCCTACTGTTCCTGTCGCATTTGTTCCCGAGCCTGTTGGGTATGCTGATGTGAACAAATTTGTGCTGTATACGAAGGGCAACGATCGCGTCGGGGTCGAGGCACGCAACCCGTATAGGACTATCCAGGCGGCTATCCTGGGTAAAGGGTACGACTCATTTTTCCACTCTCTGGCGAAAGCGGTATCACAAGCGGCGGCCAGCAAGGGAGATCTGTCTTTCGTACCAGATCTTCCGCCAGCTGCCGTGGACGACTCTTTATTGATTGCGGCTGAGGACGGCGATGCCTTGAGGATCGCGACTCATCTCTACATCATTGCGAATTCGCTCGGCTATGTGCGCTCAGATACGCAGTTCTCGACTAACGCGTCTATCAATGTCATTGGATATATTGCTAACTTGGAGGAAGCCCGGATTTACGATATCATCCCTCTTTATGCATCGCTTCTACCAACATACCAGGCACACTCTGTGCTTGGCCAGATCCTGATTGAGGTAGTCGACCCGCGGGAGAGACGACAACAAGTCAGGCTCATGGAGAATCATGGTATCGATGTTGAAGCTGTCTTGCGTGATCAGTGGCAGTGGGTTAGCGCTAGTGTTTCCTCGGTTGAACATTCAAGTACGCTTAAGCGATACCCCAAGGTTGTCCGTCGCAAGGATGGCCTGCCTGAGGTGGTACCAGTCAAGAAGGATTACATTGGAACCGATGTATCTGGTACGGAAGAACGCGTCATTAGAAGCTTGGAGTGGCTTCGCCATGTTGATGGACAATGGGGGAGGATCTGTCAACTGGGTGCCTTGCTGTACAGAAAATTTTATGGTATGTCTCTATGCCTCCAACTGCCTCGGACATGGTATTGA